A single genomic interval of Saccharospirillum mangrovi harbors:
- a CDS encoding carbohydrate ABC transporter permease — protein MDKIFKLNKREQLVVQLIMLAWVVVVLVPFGAAVLNSLKPNVGQVFREPFGLPDPVTWSNFAKAWVNANFAQYFLNSAIISVSSVILVTFCASTTAFVLARMPFRGSTLIFLLFLVGVIIPIRLALAPLFDIVRGLGLLDTLLGVILVQSASMMPVAVFILVSFMKNISTELEEAAKMDGALPFTIYARIIFPLMRPAIATIALLTFVQAWNEYFLPLIFLQSESHYPLTLGLQRFNQQFAIQWHMMFAGILIMMGPTIIAFMLASKQFIAGLTQGGVKE, from the coding sequence ATGGACAAGATTTTCAAACTCAACAAACGCGAACAACTGGTCGTCCAACTGATCATGCTCGCCTGGGTTGTGGTGGTGTTGGTGCCGTTTGGCGCGGCGGTGCTGAACTCACTGAAACCCAACGTCGGGCAAGTATTTCGCGAACCGTTCGGCCTGCCCGACCCGGTAACCTGGAGCAACTTTGCCAAGGCCTGGGTGAACGCCAACTTCGCGCAGTATTTCCTCAACTCTGCCATCATTTCCGTCAGCTCAGTAATTCTGGTCACCTTCTGCGCCAGCACCACCGCCTTTGTGTTGGCACGCATGCCATTTCGCGGCAGCACGCTGATCTTTTTGCTGTTTCTGGTCGGCGTGATTATTCCCATTCGGCTGGCACTCGCGCCCCTGTTCGACATCGTGCGCGGGCTCGGTCTGCTCGATACTTTGCTGGGTGTGATTCTGGTACAAAGCGCCAGCATGATGCCGGTGGCAGTGTTTATTCTGGTCAGTTTTATGAAGAACATTTCCACCGAACTGGAAGAAGCCGCCAAGATGGACGGCGCACTGCCGTTCACCATTTACGCGCGCATTATTTTCCCGCTGATGCGCCCGGCCATTGCCACCATCGCACTGCTCACCTTCGTGCAAGCCTGGAACGAATACTTCCTGCCGCTGATCTTTTTGCAAAGCGAAAGTCATTACCCGTTAACGCTCGGCCTGCAACGTTTTAATCAGCAATTCGCCATTCAATGGCACATGATGTTCGCCGGTATTCTGATCATGATGGGCCCCACCATCATCGCCTTTATGCTGGCGTCGAAGCAGTTTATCGCCGGCCTGACTCAGGGCGGGGTGAAAGAGTAA
- a CDS encoding kelch repeat-containing protein, giving the protein MNKCSLWQRIALPCLAVLALAGCSGGSGNAPQIVAPPAEKAPLQLEAWVGEDSSQLRLSRPIPGLEIHASSDPVCEFDTDNTMGCTDPNIYTLNNTTEAFTDTALTLNHPGYYQLRQGEQRLNTLLSPSRFSPRAVHQAVFFNGEFWLIGGDLPGGNGSSAEIWSSPDGVQWVLRDAEAEFGPLAYHQVVVYQNKLWVIGGWKDDGINAGTQQAVWASEDGLNWESKTSLPIALNRHQVVVFENIAATEPGDPENTLWVMGGLSSSDVDSATNDVYLLHNGDWITPQIALGETGTSGKPLPKLFGHQVVAFNAGDGEGEQLWVIGGMNESFQRNNDIWRSSDGYTWNKVELDPEEERFSARFAHQAVVFDDQLWVIGGHDGTYKNDIWSSPDGEVWTEQDPPADFPPRTLHQVVVANDGADESLWLIGGDSCGGCFLNDTWSSSDGEHWQHRSAQAEFFARYGHQVVSFDDGTGEQLWLIGGYDGQRYLNDLWTSPDGLNWTPVDVDRAALFTPRDSHGAVVFNDQLWVIGGADGNSQNDVWSSPNGITWTEHTQPAGAERFSPRQSPQAVVFDDGDGDGDKLWLIGGYGFGLDDNKFKPLSDVWSSVDGDTWTKHSSDLNVGQYDHQVVVFNNGAGNGEALWLLGRDGNGAAAIWSSTNGENWSPVEIKLTDGTPILPRAGYQAVAFNQQLWVIGGQNPVSNNVWVSSNGSDWALTPSGDNPFAARQYHQAVVFNNALFVIGGADEEYAPFNDVWKSTDGLNWQLGLKTNIQALER; this is encoded by the coding sequence ATGAACAAATGTTCCCTTTGGCAACGCATCGCCTTGCCATGTCTGGCCGTGCTGGCACTGGCCGGTTGTTCCGGCGGCAGCGGTAATGCCCCGCAAATCGTTGCACCACCCGCCGAAAAAGCGCCGCTGCAACTGGAGGCCTGGGTCGGCGAGGATTCCTCGCAACTGCGCTTATCCCGCCCCATCCCCGGCCTTGAAATTCACGCCAGCAGCGACCCGGTTTGCGAGTTCGATACCGACAACACCATGGGCTGCACCGACCCCAACATCTACACCCTCAATAACACCACCGAAGCCTTTACCGACACAGCCCTCACCCTTAACCACCCCGGCTACTACCAACTGCGCCAGGGCGAACAACGCCTCAACACCCTGCTCAGCCCCAGCCGGTTTTCACCGCGAGCGGTGCACCAGGCGGTGTTTTTTAACGGGGAGTTTTGGTTGATTGGGGGTGATCTTCCTGGTGGGAACGGGAGCAGCGCTGAAATCTGGTCGTCACCCGATGGGGTGCAGTGGGTGTTGCGCGATGCCGAAGCAGAATTCGGGCCTCTTGCCTATCACCAAGTGGTGGTTTACCAGAACAAACTCTGGGTGATCGGCGGTTGGAAGGATGACGGCATTAACGCTGGGACTCAACAGGCCGTCTGGGCCTCGGAGGACGGGCTGAACTGGGAGTCAAAAACCAGCCTGCCGATAGCCCTTAATAGGCACCAGGTCGTAGTGTTCGAGAACATCGCCGCGACTGAGCCGGGCGACCCCGAGAACACACTCTGGGTGATGGGTGGGTTAAGCAGTTCCGACGTGGACAGTGCCACCAACGATGTCTATCTGCTCCACAATGGCGACTGGATTACCCCGCAAATAGCCCTGGGTGAAACCGGGACCTCCGGCAAGCCCTTGCCGAAACTCTTTGGTCATCAAGTGGTGGCATTCAACGCGGGCGATGGCGAGGGTGAACAACTCTGGGTGATCGGTGGCATGAATGAATCGTTCCAACGCAACAACGACATCTGGCGGTCCAGCGACGGCTACACCTGGAACAAGGTTGAACTCGACCCCGAAGAGGAACGCTTTTCGGCGCGTTTTGCGCACCAGGCAGTGGTGTTCGACGACCAACTCTGGGTGATTGGGGGGCACGACGGCACTTATAAAAACGATATCTGGTCATCCCCGGACGGCGAAGTCTGGACAGAACAGGATCCGCCAGCGGATTTTCCGCCTCGTACGTTGCACCAAGTGGTCGTCGCCAACGATGGGGCCGATGAATCGCTTTGGCTGATCGGTGGTGATAGCTGTGGTGGTTGTTTTCTCAATGACACCTGGTCGTCCAGCGACGGCGAGCACTGGCAGCACCGCAGCGCCCAAGCCGAGTTTTTTGCGCGCTACGGCCACCAGGTGGTGAGCTTTGACGACGGCACCGGCGAACAGCTCTGGTTAATCGGTGGCTATGATGGACAAAGATACCTCAACGACCTCTGGACCTCACCCGACGGCCTGAACTGGACACCGGTGGACGTAGACCGGGCGGCCTTGTTCACACCTCGCGATTCGCACGGTGCAGTGGTGTTCAACGACCAGCTTTGGGTGATTGGCGGCGCGGATGGAAATTCCCAAAACGACGTCTGGTCATCACCCAATGGCATCACCTGGACGGAGCATACCCAACCAGCCGGTGCCGAGCGATTCAGCCCTCGCCAATCGCCCCAGGCTGTGGTCTTCGACGACGGCGACGGCGACGGCGATAAGCTTTGGTTGATTGGGGGTTATGGTTTTGGTTTGGATGACAACAAGTTCAAACCCTTGTCTGATGTCTGGTCCTCGGTCGATGGTGATACCTGGACGAAACACAGCAGCGATCTGAATGTGGGGCAATATGACCATCAGGTGGTGGTGTTTAATAACGGTGCTGGCAATGGCGAAGCCCTCTGGCTGCTGGGCCGTGATGGCAATGGCGCCGCTGCTATCTGGTCTTCCACCAACGGTGAAAACTGGAGCCCGGTCGAAATCAAATTAACAGATGGCACCCCAATTCTTCCGCGTGCTGGTTATCAAGCCGTGGCCTTCAATCAACAACTCTGGGTGATTGGGGGTCAGAACCCTGTTTCCAACAACGTCTGGGTCTCATCCAACGGCAGCGACTGGGCACTGACCCCGAGTGGCGACAACCCCTTCGCCGCTCGCCAATATCACCAGGCCGTCGTCTTCAACAACGCGCTTTTTGTGATCGGCGGGGCGGATGAAGAGTACGCTCCCTTCAACGACGTCTGGAAATCCACCGATGGCCTGAACTGGCAGTTGGGCCTGAAAACCAACATTCAGGCGTTGGAACGCTAA
- a CDS encoding GNAT family N-acetyltransferase, whose protein sequence is MPDMIVSLQQLPATPAVPEGCALQPAQAWDRDAIVDWVRREFGDGWASEVGNGLGSHPARVLVVRRGNELLGFACFDVTFPAFFGPTGVSENARGLGLGKALLIESLHRLKQRGYVYGFIGDAGPVEFYRQAVGAVPVPEGLAGAYTEPLQRG, encoded by the coding sequence ATGCCCGATATGATTGTCTCGCTGCAACAATTGCCGGCCACGCCCGCCGTGCCGGAAGGCTGCGCATTGCAGCCGGCGCAAGCCTGGGATCGCGATGCGATAGTCGACTGGGTGCGGCGCGAATTCGGCGACGGCTGGGCCAGCGAAGTGGGCAATGGTTTAGGCTCACACCCGGCGCGGGTGTTGGTGGTACGGCGCGGTAACGAACTGCTCGGCTTCGCCTGTTTCGACGTCACCTTTCCCGCCTTTTTCGGCCCCACCGGCGTCAGCGAAAACGCCCGTGGTTTGGGTTTGGGCAAGGCGTTGTTGATTGAATCGTTGCACCGCCTGAAACAACGCGGCTACGTGTACGGCTTTATTGGCGACGCCGGCCCGGTCGAGTTTTATCGCCAAGCGGTGGGCGCTGTGCCAGTGCCCGAGGGCCTGGCCGGTGCTTACACCGAACCGTTGCAGCGCGGCTGA
- a CDS encoding LacI family DNA-binding transcriptional regulator, translated as MPTIKEVSELAGVSQATVSRVMNGSDRVTDATRKRVEAAMQRLGYRPNSAAQSLASNRTNAIGMVVSELQGPFYGPMMAGVEDVLRRARKHLIIASGHGEEERERDAIEFLINRQVDGLILLVERIDDAELLRLNERVPVFLINHHVTQLHQRTTWLNNELGGYRATRYLIEHGHQRIACVTGQMWKQDAQERYQGYRRAMQEAGLPIDDDWVIHSFFEFEGGYQAFETLQQRKLDCTAIFASNDEMAFGILEAADNHNVAVPDQLSVIGFDNIYTANYVKPKLTTMNFPMYEMARSSAENALAAVYQKRPIQEVVYEPTLVERQTVRQL; from the coding sequence ATGCCCACCATCAAAGAAGTCTCCGAACTGGCTGGCGTTTCCCAGGCAACGGTGTCGCGCGTGATGAACGGCAGCGATCGCGTCACCGATGCCACCCGCAAACGGGTCGAAGCGGCCATGCAACGTTTGGGTTACCGGCCCAATTCGGCGGCGCAGTCGTTGGCCTCTAACCGCACCAACGCCATCGGCATGGTGGTGTCGGAACTGCAAGGGCCGTTCTACGGCCCGATGATGGCCGGCGTGGAAGACGTGCTGCGCCGGGCGCGCAAACACCTGATCATCGCCTCCGGCCACGGCGAGGAAGAACGCGAACGCGACGCCATCGAATTTCTGATCAACCGTCAGGTCGATGGCTTAATTCTGCTGGTCGAACGCATCGACGACGCCGAACTGCTGCGCCTGAATGAGCGCGTGCCGGTGTTTTTGATCAACCATCACGTTACCCAATTGCACCAGCGCACCACCTGGCTGAACAACGAACTCGGCGGTTATCGCGCCACCCGTTATCTGATCGAACACGGCCACCAACGCATCGCCTGCGTCACCGGCCAGATGTGGAAACAGGATGCGCAGGAACGTTATCAGGGCTATCGGCGGGCCATGCAGGAAGCCGGTTTACCGATTGACGACGACTGGGTGATTCACAGCTTTTTCGAATTCGAAGGCGGCTATCAGGCGTTCGAAACCCTGCAACAACGCAAGCTCGACTGCACCGCCATTTTTGCCAGCAACGACGAAATGGCGTTCGGCATTCTCGAAGCCGCCGACAACCACAACGTTGCCGTGCCGGACCAACTGTCGGTCATCGGTTTCGACAACATCTACACCGCTAATTACGTTAAACCCAAGCTGACCACGATGAATTTTCCGATGTATGAAATGGCGCGCTCGTCTGCCGAAAATGCACTGGCAGCGGTGTACCAGAAACGGCCGATTCAGGAAGTGGTGTACGAACCAACGCTGGTCGAACGCCAGACCGTACGCCAGCTGTAA
- a CDS encoding glycoside hydrolase family 16 protein codes for MQKQLLLVTAAVALSACKPSPYHPIDKDWRLVWDDEFIGASIDPAKWGFEQNCWGGGNNEQQCYTDRPVNAYVKDGALHIRAQREDFTGSAETEDSAAYDPNVTRTLPYTSARLRSLHKGDWTYGRIEVRAKLPQGQGTWPAIWMLPSDYEYGGWAASGEIDIMEAVNLKAQSDAEGAEPGQPESRVHGTLHYGRAWPENVYSGTAYDMAGDNPADDFHHYALEWEEGEIRWYVDGVHYATQTQDDWYTQYINAEGEMVNGEAAAPFNRDFHLLLNLAVGGNWAGTVNETGIDESVFPQEMVVDFVRVYQCDVDPLTGLGCATRSPDAEDVVGNEPPEIIPPVDDFGAGPLFLLFDGELSPGLVWNAYDPDGVITATARSENGDAYLNINKAGANGNFYATYAPRADLSHWADDGDLLFELRVNSRASDAQLRVKLDSGWPNVSDLPVELPPLGQWQTVRLNIAQLVAAGNSIVTGQADLADILNPIVFEPSGAMDVDIDDIRYQQSDD; via the coding sequence ATGCAAAAACAACTGCTTTTGGTGACAGCGGCGGTCGCGCTGAGCGCGTGCAAACCATCGCCTTATCACCCCATCGACAAAGACTGGCGTCTGGTTTGGGACGACGAATTTATCGGCGCCAGTATCGATCCGGCCAAGTGGGGTTTTGAACAAAACTGCTGGGGCGGCGGCAACAACGAACAGCAGTGTTACACCGACCGGCCGGTTAACGCCTACGTTAAAGACGGCGCGTTGCACATCCGCGCCCAGCGTGAAGACTTTACCGGCTCGGCGGAAACCGAAGACTCGGCCGCCTACGATCCGAACGTCACCCGAACGTTGCCCTACACCTCAGCGCGGTTACGCAGTCTGCACAAAGGCGACTGGACCTACGGCCGCATCGAAGTACGCGCCAAACTGCCGCAAGGCCAAGGCACCTGGCCGGCCATCTGGATGTTGCCGAGCGACTATGAATACGGCGGTTGGGCGGCCTCCGGCGAAATCGACATCATGGAAGCGGTCAACCTGAAAGCACAGAGCGACGCCGAAGGTGCCGAACCCGGCCAGCCGGAAAGCCGCGTGCACGGCACCTTGCATTACGGCCGCGCCTGGCCGGAAAACGTCTATTCCGGCACCGCTTATGACATGGCGGGCGACAACCCCGCGGACGATTTCCACCACTACGCCTTGGAATGGGAAGAAGGTGAAATCCGCTGGTACGTCGATGGCGTGCACTACGCCACCCAAACTCAGGACGACTGGTACACCCAATACATCAACGCCGAGGGCGAGATGGTGAACGGTGAAGCCGCCGCACCCTTCAACCGCGATTTTCATTTGCTGCTGAACCTCGCCGTCGGTGGCAACTGGGCCGGTACCGTGAACGAAACCGGCATCGATGAAAGCGTCTTCCCGCAGGAAATGGTGGTCGATTTTGTGCGCGTCTATCAGTGCGATGTCGATCCGTTAACCGGCCTCGGCTGCGCCACCCGTTCGCCCGATGCCGAAGACGTTGTGGGTAACGAGCCGCCGGAAATTATTCCGCCGGTCGATGACTTCGGCGCCGGCCCGCTGTTTCTGTTGTTCGATGGCGAGCTGTCGCCCGGCCTGGTCTGGAACGCTTACGACCCGGACGGCGTTATTACCGCAACCGCCCGCAGTGAAAACGGCGACGCCTACCTCAACATCAACAAAGCCGGAGCCAACGGCAATTTCTACGCGACGTACGCACCGCGCGCCGATCTCAGCCACTGGGCGGACGATGGCGATTTATTGTTTGAACTGCGCGTTAACAGCCGTGCGAGCGACGCGCAATTGCGCGTCAAACTCGACAGCGGCTGGCCCAATGTCAGTGACCTGCCGGTTGAACTGCCGCCGTTGGGGCAATGGCAAACGGTGCGCCTGAACATTGCGCAGCTGGTGGCTGCCGGCAACAGCATTGTGACGGGCCAGGCCGATTTGGCCGACATCCTGAACCCGATCGTCTTTGAACCCAGCGGCGCGATGGATGTCGACATCGACGACATCCGCTACCAGCAAAGCGACGACTGA
- a CDS encoding ABC transporter ATP-binding protein, translating into MTTATDAIPLVSIRNLNKEFKLGGGFGQSTTLRALTEVSFDLYAGQALAIVGESGSGKSTSARILSQIYPATAGDIRFNGQPLADYVRERGKRRFASDVQMIFQDPFGSLNPVHRIRYQLARPLRLHRKLKGAALEKRILELLEQVGLTPAAETAEKYPHELSGGQRQRVAIARALAVEPALILADEPISMLDVSIRLGILNLMLDLKEQHGIGFLYITHDIATARYFAERTAVMYVGHMVEWGDSDSVTQNPQHPYTQLLIAAVPEPGEHKDRDLSRYQHKADIPQWQPDSRGCPFAERCPHALAECRQSLPAAREVAPGHFVRCHLFEER; encoded by the coding sequence ATGACCACAGCTACTGACGCAATACCGCTGGTCTCGATCCGCAATCTGAACAAGGAATTCAAGTTGGGCGGCGGCTTCGGACAAAGCACAACCTTGCGCGCTTTGACTGAAGTCTCATTCGATTTATACGCCGGTCAGGCGCTGGCGATTGTCGGCGAATCGGGCAGCGGCAAAAGCACCAGCGCGCGCATTTTATCGCAGATTTATCCGGCCACCGCCGGCGACATTCGCTTTAACGGCCAGCCGTTGGCCGACTACGTGCGCGAGCGTGGCAAGCGACGTTTTGCCAGCGACGTGCAGATGATTTTTCAAGACCCGTTCGGCAGCCTGAACCCGGTGCACCGCATTCGCTACCAACTGGCGCGGCCGTTGCGCTTGCACCGCAAACTCAAAGGCGCGGCGCTGGAAAAACGCATTCTGGAATTGCTGGAGCAAGTTGGGCTGACACCCGCCGCCGAAACCGCCGAAAAATACCCGCACGAACTCAGCGGCGGTCAACGCCAACGCGTCGCCATCGCACGCGCCCTGGCGGTGGAACCGGCGTTGATTCTCGCCGACGAACCCATCTCCATGCTCGATGTGTCAATCCGTTTGGGCATTCTGAATTTAATGCTCGATCTGAAAGAGCAACACGGCATCGGTTTTCTGTACATCACGCACGACATCGCCACGGCGCGTTACTTTGCCGAACGCACGGCGGTGATGTACGTCGGCCACATGGTGGAGTGGGGCGACAGCGATTCAGTCACCCAAAACCCGCAACACCCGTACACCCAATTGTTGATCGCAGCGGTGCCGGAACCGGGCGAACACAAAGACCGTGATTTGAGTCGTTACCAGCACAAAGCCGACATTCCGCAATGGCAACCGGACAGTCGCGGCTGCCCGTTTGCCGAACGTTGCCCGCATGCGTTGGCGGAGTGTCGGCAAAGTTTGCCAGCGGCGCGCGAAGTCGCGCCCGGGCATTTCGTGCGCTGCCATCTGTTCGAGGAGCGCTGA
- a CDS encoding ABC transporter ATP-binding protein: MTAQLKSQPVPLLDIQNLCVDYLTPKGDVRAVNDVSLSIMPGETLGLAGESGCGKSTLAFAIARLLKAPALIRSGSIHYQDRDLLRMTPRQLRKFRWQEISLVFQSAMNSLNPVITIGEQLIDVIRAHRAVSKDEAHSQGEALLKTVGIHASRMASFPHQLSGGMRQRVVIAIALALQPKLIIMDEPTTALDVVVEREILDELYQLKDRFGFSILFISHDLSLMGEIADRIGVMYAGQLVELGKAEDVFYRPRQPYTQGLINSFPTIKGPKDRLHGIPGNPLNLLEAPRGCYFQDRCWRAFPLCRQQAPELIAVSEHHQAACHELTPGVDK, from the coding sequence ATGACCGCTCAGTTAAAAAGTCAGCCAGTGCCGCTGCTCGATATTCAAAACCTGTGCGTGGATTATCTGACGCCCAAAGGCGACGTGCGCGCCGTTAACGACGTCAGTCTCAGCATTATGCCGGGTGAGACGTTAGGGCTGGCCGGTGAATCCGGTTGCGGTAAATCGACGCTGGCGTTTGCCATCGCACGTTTGCTGAAAGCGCCGGCGTTGATTCGCAGCGGCTCGATTCATTATCAGGATCGGGATTTATTGCGCATGACGCCGCGCCAATTGCGCAAATTCCGCTGGCAGGAAATCAGCCTGGTGTTTCAAAGCGCGATGAATTCTCTGAACCCGGTGATCACCATCGGCGAACAGTTGATTGATGTGATCCGCGCCCATCGCGCCGTCAGCAAAGACGAAGCTCATTCTCAAGGCGAGGCCCTGCTGAAAACCGTCGGCATTCACGCCAGCCGCATGGCGAGTTTTCCGCATCAGTTAAGCGGCGGCATGCGCCAGCGCGTGGTCATTGCCATTGCGCTCGCCTTGCAACCGAAACTGATCATCATGGATGAACCGACCACAGCGTTGGATGTGGTCGTGGAACGGGAAATTCTCGATGAGTTGTATCAACTGAAAGACCGCTTCGGCTTTTCCATTTTGTTCATCAGCCACGACCTCAGTTTGATGGGCGAAATCGCCGACCGCATCGGCGTGATGTACGCCGGGCAACTGGTCGAATTGGGCAAGGCCGAAGACGTATTTTATCGGCCGCGCCAGCCGTACACCCAAGGCTTGATCAATTCCTTCCCGACCATCAAAGGCCCGAAAGATCGCCTGCACGGCATTCCCGGCAACCCGCTCAATCTGCTCGAAGCGCCGCGCGGTTGTTATTTCCAGGATCGCTGCTGGCGCGCCTTTCCGTTGTGTCGTCAACAGGCGCCGGAATTGATTGCCGTCAGTGAACACCATCAGGCGGCGTGCCACGAACTGACGCCGGGAGTCGACAAATGA
- a CDS encoding ABC transporter permease: MSEYSLARRQWVWPSWRRLRISGALRFFQSNPTGLIGGGLLSLVVVACLAAPWLTDFDPNKRVARPHVAPNAEHILGTTRQGRDVYSQLLHGGRTSLAVAFIAGAVATAISVTVGIAAGYFGGRIDQWLNFAMNVVLVFPQLPLLIVLAAFLGQVGPTVIALLIGITAWPWGARVIRSQTLALRQKEFVLAAECMGESTWRILLVEILPNLTAIVAGGFVGVVMYALINEAGLEFLGLGDPTVVTWGTMLYWAQSAAALYTGGWWEMIVPAVMIALVGGAMALLNMAIDQVANPKLKTGPHLRRWHKLQRQLQRARERGDA, translated from the coding sequence ATGTCTGAGTATTCTCTCGCTCGCCGCCAGTGGGTTTGGCCGAGTTGGCGACGCCTGCGCATCAGCGGCGCGTTGCGTTTTTTTCAGAGCAATCCGACCGGTTTGATTGGCGGCGGTTTGCTGTCGTTGGTGGTCGTGGCGTGTTTAGCCGCGCCCTGGCTGACGGATTTTGATCCGAACAAACGCGTCGCCCGGCCGCACGTTGCGCCTAATGCCGAACACATTTTGGGCACCACACGACAGGGCCGCGATGTGTACAGCCAGTTGCTGCATGGCGGCCGAACGTCGTTGGCGGTGGCGTTTATTGCCGGCGCTGTCGCCACCGCGATTTCGGTCACCGTCGGTATTGCTGCCGGTTATTTCGGCGGCCGCATCGACCAATGGCTGAACTTCGCCATGAACGTGGTGCTGGTGTTTCCGCAGTTGCCGTTGTTGATCGTGCTGGCCGCGTTTTTAGGGCAGGTCGGGCCAACGGTGATTGCGTTACTGATCGGCATCACCGCCTGGCCCTGGGGTGCGCGGGTGATTCGCTCGCAAACGTTAGCGCTGCGGCAAAAGGAATTTGTACTCGCCGCCGAATGCATGGGTGAAAGCACTTGGCGCATTTTGCTGGTGGAAATTCTGCCCAACCTGACCGCCATCGTCGCCGGTGGTTTTGTCGGCGTGGTGATGTACGCGTTGATCAACGAAGCCGGTCTGGAATTTCTTGGCCTGGGCGACCCGACCGTCGTGACCTGGGGCACCATGCTGTATTGGGCGCAATCGGCCGCAGCGCTGTACACCGGCGGCTGGTGGGAAATGATTGTGCCGGCGGTGATGATCGCCTTAGTCGGCGGTGCCATGGCGTTGCTGAACATGGCGATTGATCAGGTCGCCAATCCGAAGTTAAAAACCGGGCCGCATCTGCGCCGTTGGCACAAGCTGCAACGGCAATTGCAGCGTGCGCGTGAGCGAGGTGACGCATGA
- a CDS encoding ABC transporter permease produces the protein MRYLFSRLLFYFVAFFIAISFNFLLPRLMPGDPVDALFAGAAGRMDPSQMDAVRAMYGFSEGTLLEQYGRYVVSVFSGDLGPSILMYPTEVTRVLGFTFPWTLFLVGIGVISAIVLGLVFGIIAAYRRGGWFASIVPPVTAVISSMPAVVTALLLFYFFGLKLEWFPLSYAADPAMEPGWHGAYLKSVAYHAVLPLFVIIMVSLSQWVMVMRNSMINVLGEDMVTMAEAKGLSTSRIMLRYAARNAVLPVVTSVAMGLGFAVAGQIFIEIVFNYPGVGNTLLKAINARDYPLVQALLLLIVLFVLIGNFIADLTYLWLDPRLRKS, from the coding sequence ATGCGCTATCTTTTCAGTCGGCTGCTGTTTTATTTCGTAGCCTTTTTCATCGCCATTTCCTTTAATTTTTTACTGCCGCGCTTAATGCCGGGCGACCCTGTGGACGCGCTGTTTGCCGGCGCCGCCGGCCGCATGGACCCATCGCAAATGGACGCCGTGCGCGCCATGTACGGCTTCTCCGAAGGCACCCTGCTGGAACAGTACGGCCGCTATGTGGTCAGCGTGTTCAGCGGCGATCTGGGTCCATCAATTCTGATGTACCCGACCGAAGTCACCCGCGTGCTGGGCTTCACCTTTCCCTGGACGTTGTTTCTGGTCGGCATCGGTGTGATTTCAGCCATCGTTTTGGGGTTGGTGTTCGGCATCATTGCGGCCTATCGGCGCGGCGGTTGGTTTGCCTCCATCGTGCCGCCAGTGACGGCGGTTATTTCGTCGATGCCAGCGGTGGTTACCGCCTTGCTGCTGTTCTATTTCTTCGGCCTCAAACTGGAATGGTTTCCGCTATCGTACGCCGCCGATCCAGCCATGGAACCGGGCTGGCACGGCGCTTATTTAAAGAGCGTGGCCTACCACGCCGTGTTGCCGTTGTTCGTCATCATCATGGTCAGTCTGTCGCAGTGGGTGATGGTGATGCGCAATTCGATGATCAACGTGCTTGGCGAAGACATGGTCACCATGGCCGAAGCCAAAGGGCTCAGCACCAGCCGCATCATGCTGCGATACGCGGCGCGCAATGCCGTGCTGCCGGTGGTGACCTCGGTTGCCATGGGTTTGGGTTTTGCCGTGGCCGGGCAGATTTTTATCGAAATTGTTTTCAACTATCCCGGCGTCGGCAACACCCTGCTCAAGGCGATCAACGCACGCGATTATCCGCTGGTGCAGGCGCTGTTGTTGCTCATCGTGTTGTTTGTATTGATCGGTAATTTCATCGCCGATCTGACTTATTTGTGGCTCGACCCGCGGCTGCGTAAATCATGA